DNA sequence from the Lysinibacillus sp. OF-1 genome:
AAACAGGTCAAAATTTAGCTTTAAAGGTGTTAAAATCCTTTTATTTGCAGGTATCTTAACTGGGTTAACAAATATTTTATATGGTCATTCTTTGAACTTTTTGCCAGCTTCCTTGGCAGTAGTACTACTGTTTCAATTTACATGGATCGGTATGTTGATCTCTTGTATTACAAAACGGCAATTTCCAAGCAGAATTGAATTAATCTCTTTAATTATATTGGTAGCTGGAACCATACCAGCTGCTGGAATAATTGATGTTGATTTATCCCAAATACCTTTGCAGGGATGGTTATGGGGATTAGCAGCTGCTCTTTGTTACTCTTTATTTTTATATGTGAACGGTAAGGCAACTGCAAGTATGACAACCTCTAACCGTTTAGTATTGGTTTCTTTCTTTGCTTTTATGATTACGGCGGCTTTTCAGTCTCCAGAAATTATTTGGAATGGTACTTTGTTTAATGAGGGACTTTGGATTTATGGATTGGCATTAGGGTTATTTGGCATGATTATCCCCGTTTTCTTATTCACTATTGCAGTTCCTAAAGTTGGATTAGGTATGTCCTCTATATTGAGTGCTGTTGAATTGCCAATCGCCGTGATGGTATCTGTTATCCTATTAAGCGAAACGGTTACCATTTTGCAAATAGCAGGTATCGTCACGATCGTTGTCGGTATAAGCTTACCAACATTGCTAGATAAAGATGGATTGTTAAGTAGCGTCAAAACTAAGTACAAAAAATCCAGCAAAGAAGTAGC
Encoded proteins:
- a CDS encoding EamA family transporter, which gives rise to MYLYPLLVIIAASSFGIVSTIIKLAMRSGFSVSEAVTSQFFVGFCIAVCICLVTNRSKFSFKGVKILLFAGILTGLTNILYGHSLNFLPASLAVVLLFQFTWIGMLISCITKRQFPSRIELISLIILVAGTIPAAGIIDVDLSQIPLQGWLWGLAAALCYSLFLYVNGKATASMTTSNRLVLVSFFAFMITAAFQSPEIIWNGTLFNEGLWIYGLALGLFGMIIPVFLFTIAVPKVGLGMSSILSAVELPIAVMVSVILLSETVTILQIAGIVTIVVGISLPTLLDKDGLLSSVKTKYKKSSKEVAKGSSI